CATGTACATGCTACTCcctcttccccttactccagcctcaagcttcctctttcttttccccttgccccccagccctggggttttcTAGGGGTTTCAGTTCACATTAACAGAAATCACACTCTACAGACTGCCACCTGTTTCCACATTAGTTTCACATTACACTTGTTCCATTCTAGCCCCTAATATTTCACTGTCAATTGAAAAAACGTGATGAAGATAGAGACTCATGTCCAAACCAGGCCCACTAGAGTAAGAATTTTTCAGTGGAATAGCCTGAAGAAAGTAGGTTGAGGACTTTGGCAATCTGCTGAGCTCTCCTCAGGTACCTTATGCTCAATTCATGAGGAAGTGAGCATAAGGGCCAAATTTCAGCAAACTCAGTTCTTCACAAGCCAAAGAAATATGAGGATTCAAAAGAATAAGGGGAAGGTCTGAGGAGGTGACTGTGGTACAACTGTTATAACAGGGCAGATAAAAATGGACCAGAAGGCCAGTGTTTTTTTCTGAGAAGTGGAGGGTTCAGAGAGAATTCTTGGTTCCACTCTATAAAATGTGTTTCATCTCTCCTGGGGTTAAAGCAACACATGCTCTTTGACAGCTGTGGAGCTGTTGTGATAGTCCCCACTGCATGAAGTGTAGATTGAACTCTCTGTAATCTCTACACTAGGCGGACAGTTCAAGGTATCTTGTTTCCAGGTAGGACCTCAAGCCATGAGGGATTGTGTCCATTTCCATTTTAGCACAGagacagccaggagcagggatagCATACATAACATATTGCATTACTGTCTCAAAAATATTCCCATCTTCCCTAAGCACTTAAGAGAAGTCATGCTAAGTGCTTCCCTGGGGACTTCCCATAGACACCTTTGGGTACTAGGTTCTGTTTCACTCATGAAACTCCAATATAAATCATCTGTCTTCATCCACTGAGAACATTCTGGAGTTACCcaggaaaaaaagctttttcttCCACGGGTAAGTCCGGGTGCTCTAGGCTATAAGAGGGAGCCATCTATAGCATGGGACCCATTCACCTTAACCTCAAGGCCCGTCAGGATGGGGATAATGGCCAGCCCCCTCACTCCCTATTCCAAGCCTGGTGCTCTGAAGGCCTCACATGGATTTGATCCATTCCCATCTACATGCAGGAGGTGGCTGTGAAGTGAAGGTATTCAGGAATCCCTGCACTACTTCACACACTTTTCCAGAGCCACCAGGCAGATCTTAGAGGTGAGCCTAGCACCCCtagccagtgccatagcaagggggtggggtgtgggggtaagcggggcaaccaccccaggtgcCAAAAAGAAGGGGCACGAGACAAAGTTGCGAGTGGATCAtttgtggggggcatggggacggGAAGGGTGGcttccaccactgtgtgcactcctaggcataggcagcagaaggctggggGTAATGTGGCTTAGCCCCCCCAAAcgtggggcagcggtggcagcacagaagacctcagggcagcctgggtgcaggctccaggcagctgaaGCAGGGCGGGAGGGATGTACACAGACACAGACAAGCAGCCAGAGCCTACAGGTAGCCAGAAACTCAGTGCATCCCTGCCAGATATGGAGTAGCACCCAGCAGATAACATATTTCCAGGAAAAGAGGAACTGTTTAAAGCCATCGATGCCAGAATAGATGGCAACTGACTGGATGGGAAAACTACAGCAAAGGATTTAGGagttttggtggatcacagactcaatatgagggTGCAGTGGAATGGAGCTGCACAAAAGGAAAATGCAGTTTttggctgcatcaatagaagcattaggtacaagataTGCAAAGTGATAGTGCCTTTTTACTTGGCACAGGTTAGGACTTGTCTatagttttgggctccatgttTTAAAAAGGATGGGGAGAAGTTAGAAAGGATCTAGAGGTGGGTGACAGAAATGACAAAAGAATTGGAAGGTAAGCCATGTGAGCAGAGATTGAaaagaaataggcatgttcagctcgCAAAAAAGGCAATTAAGACATGATATGAgagtagtcttcaaatatctgaagggcagccaccttttttccattgctgcaggaagcaggaggTGCACCAATGGCATGAACTTGCAGCAAAGTATGCTTAAATAGTGTACCAGGGAAAACTTGTTCATTACAGCAGTTATGAACAGTAAGGCaatggaacagactacctagggATGTTGTGGAATTGTTATCACTGGAGATTTTGAAAAATTGGtaggataagcattggtcagggatgatctaggggTAGCTATGCCTAGAGTGGTCTGTAAAGAAGAACAGTTGGAATTCCAGGaaaccctctctcccccccaccccaacatggATCACGAGGAGATAACAAGAGTTCTGCCGCTGTGAGCAAATAGATATTAGAAATACAAAGTCTGTTCAAAAAGTATTGAGACTGAACATGTATTTGTGATACAAAGtattgggtggggggcatggctttgctgaacatgtctgggcatgttgggaCTTCTCTGGACAGGCTTGCAGCTCATGGTGTTTCTCCAGTTTTCTGTGGCCGGCAGTTGAAGTAAGATCATTTGTGTCTCGCGTCCCCTTTCGTTATGTCAGAGTGTGCAGAACAACACATGGTTTAAATTTTTTATGCAAATTGGGAAAAAGGCATATGAAACATTTGAATTacttaaaatagcatttggtgATGACACCATGAGCCATGCAAGAGTTTTTGAATGGTATCGTCAGTTTAAAAAAGGGCGATCATCGGTCGAAAGTGATGAGCATTCTGGATGCTCTTCAACATCACAAAATGATGAGAATGTGGCAGTGGTTCACAGTTTGGTTCAAAATGATAGGTGATTGACTGTCCAAGAGATAGCAGAAGTTGGAACTTCTGTTGATTCATGTCATTCAGTTCTAAGCGGTGATTTGGAAATGAAATGACCAAAAAAATTACCAGAAAAACGGGTGTCCGACTCTTGGATGCTTCACCCCAATAACGCGCCTGCCCACTCAGCACAGCTTGTAAAGCAATTTTTAACCAAACACTGTATCCCACAAGTGCTGCAGCCTCCATATTCACCTGATATGGCCTCATGCgacttttttctttcccctcagctaaagaaaatcttgaaagaaagaagattttgtgatgtggaaaccataaaacaaaatgcaattgAGCAGCTTTTAGTGATTCCACAAATTGCTTATCAGAGGTGCTTCCAACAATGGCAGAAATGCTGGGAGAAGAGTGTGGATGCAGAAGAAGCATACTTCAAAGGAGGTTAAGCTGAAAcccctgtaaataaaatattttgtttcctacagcatcagtctTGATACTTTTTGAACAGCCCTCATATTTTGCTCAACATCAGTAGAATAAAGAAGAGCTCAACAACCCGCTTAGTTATGAACACAGCTGAGATAAGTTTATGGAGGAGATAGAAAAAGGGGAGTTCTGGCTGTCCAGTTAAGGGGTGTGATGTGTGGACTTATGCTTGCTGTCTCCGGGTTGCAGGGCAAAATGGAGGATACATGgctttttcccatgcttctgtggtTTGTTTGTTGCTAGATGGGgctaggaaggaattttttttttccattcctgtaTCTACAggtttttttcaccttcctcagaagcattgggtgttggctgcagccaaagctggggattttagCTGGTATGTGCTGATGCTTCTGCTACAACTAAGATCCAGATGTTCTTGCttagagagtcttgcccctctgTTCAGGGTAAGGCCAATTACcagatttgggatcaggaaggaattttaccttgtTAAGACTAATGCAGACCATGAGtgctttgcctttctctgtaatAGGGGCATGACCCTCTCCCTTGGATttctcaagtgcattttaacaacccttgctgTGGCAGGACACTTGACAGCCTTCATCCCCctattttacctgtggcaggttatggtGCTTTTAAgcaatatgccttgtagttgtgtgacagcAGTGATTATGAAGTTTTAGGCATAGGTAGAAAAGGGCATAAGTATTGAATGGTTTgggtcatgggcaactggtgctgccatagtcagggggggcatgtgccccccccccccccgcaaccagTCCCACCAACCAGAGTGATCCTGCAGTCTGGGGGGTGTCCCCTGCAGGTGATCCTGCAGTCTGGGGGGGAGAGCAAGCTCTGACCaatcgctgcagctgctcccagaagcagccgcagccactCCTGAAAGCGGCTGCAGCAAGTGCCCATCTCCTAAGCAGTGAGCGTGGCCATCAgagggtgcaccggtgctctcagggggtgcacctgcacccccatgcaccccctgtgcattgccattggtttggatagggatgatcctgcttcaggcattggactagatgacttctggaggtcccttccatccctacttttctattattctatgaataACTTCTGAAACAGCTCATTTCCTAATATACTTCTGCTATCCTATGTGTTTAGATGATACCTCTGGAGACCATGGACGTGAGAAGCAATCGCACCCTGGTGATGGAGTTTGTCCTGGTGGGCTTCACATCAGAGCCACATCTGCAAGCTGCCCTTTTTGTGATATTTCTCTTCTCTTACATCCTAATGTTGGTAGGAAATCTGGGCCTCACAGTCCTAATCTTTCTGGACTCAGAATTGCATACCCCTATGTATTTTTTTATAGGCAGCCTCTCTTTTCTAGACACGTGGTACTCTACAGTGTATATTCCATGGATTCTGGTTGACTGCATTTCCAAGAGCAATATCATGTCCTATGCTGGTTGTGTCTTGCAATTCTTCTTCTCTTGTGCTGTGGTCCATACAGAGTGCTTCCTGCTGGCTGCCATGGCCTATGACCACTATGTGGCCATCTGCAACCCTCTGCTCTATTCCTCAATCATGACCAGGAAGCTCTGCATCCAGTTGGTGCTCAGCTCTTACATGGTTGGATTTGTCAATTCTATTGTGCAGACTGGGAACACCTTCCGCCTGCACTTCTGTGGGGACAACACCATTAACTACTTCTTCTGtgatgccctgcccctggtgaAAATGGCTTGTGAGGATACCCAGGTCTATGAGATCATCCTGGCTGCTGTTGTTGGCTTTAATGTGGGAGTTTCCACTGCCCTTGTCCTGGGCTCCTACACAGCCATTGTCACAGCCATTTTGCGCATCCGCTCTGCTACCAGCCAGCGCAAGGCCTTTTCCACCTGTTCTGCCCACCTGGTCTCTGTCACCCTCTTTTATGGCTCCTACTTCTTCATTTatttgcagcccagctcccagcacactCCAGATTTGGACAAAGTGGCTGCCTTGTTCTACACAGTGGTCAACCCTCTTCTGAATCCCATCATTTACAGTTTGCGCAACAAAGACATGAAAGAGGCATTCAAGAAAGCACTCAGAAGAACATAGACACCAGGTAACTGGTGGTGACACTAGGTGTGCCCACAGAGAGGAGAGATGAAAACCAAGTCTTATTCTGCCATGTGTTTAGATAAAAATCAGGGACATTCTCTCATCCTGCTCAGAGGGCATGAATAGCATGTGTCCCCAGCAGCTGAGGGGGCACGGCTgcgctggtggcagcaggagtgtgccAGTGGCAATGGGAGCCTGGCTGTGGTAAGCgcagagctcccacagacaccaccagcactgttggtggctggggggagggggtgaggggtggtgagcgctgaccagggtcagtgaccacccgcaggcactgccagcagtggcggtcaGGGACGATTGtagaccacccacagatgccaccggcggTGTTGGTGgtagggtggcaagcagcaactacCTGAAGGCACTGCCGACAATGTCGGCAGCGCCTTTttcaggggatgcactgccacacTTAGGGGTTGTAcctgcacccatgtgcaccccctacgcgtcactCCTGTCACAGGGACTGGTCTGGCTATGTTTGCTTTCTGGCAGCAAGGCTTCTACCATCTGGTATATTCATACAGAATCCACTCAGTAATAAAATACAGTCCATCCATGAGCACCTTCTTGACCAATCCACATCCTGCATCCAAGCCTGGAGCAACAGCCAGAACTGATATGGAAACAGCAATATCAATGTATGCACACAGGAGCAAGATATAAACAAAGACACTCAATGTAACTATTCCAAACACTCAGTTCAGTCCTCCTGAAATCTTATGGTTAATActggggagaaagagaaaggcaCGGCCCCTTTGTACCAGTCTAAGAACCCCAAATAGAATAGCCTTATATATTGTGCATACACCtgtagaagaagaaaaccccaggccttaatttgTGTTTAAGAAGTGCTTTGTGGAATTTTCCATAAACAATGAGCagacctatgaggtcaataggtcaaaccataAGTTTCCCGCccttgcagctttctggttccAACTAGTTCTCTGTTCAACTTGTTATATCTTGTGCCATGTGACCTgaaattgaaacatataaaaggtttgctttgattgtctgtggtggagaggctcagtgcctcccccctgcagctgcttgtaaaTAAAGGGTCTCTGACAACTTCGTGACTAAACAACAGAGCgaagcttgtttcttccacaatTCTTGGTGCTGTGACTCAGACGGCAACGCCCAGGTGAGAGTACCGACAGGCTTGCAGACTGATCCCCTCTGAAACCCCAGGTGCCAAAtcaaggtaagagaccttttgaacTCTCTAAAGGAGTTATCGGTGGAGGACTGCCCGCGCGGGTCGGGAAACCAGCTCGAGCTTACGCCATCCAAACTTCTGAAATACGAACTTGTCAGACACTCTAAAGGGTATGTATGAAACTGGTTTACAAGTAAAAGGGTAAAAGGAAAGTCTAGACTAAGGAATATAGAAAGCTGGGGAATAGTGTGAGTGTTTTCCATGGTGTTGCTGACCAAGGCTGGAACTAAAGAAATATTCTTGAACCCCGTGCCTCAGCGCAAAAGTCCCTTTGTGGGAAAGAATATGAGctgctgaccaggtctgagactaaggttGGGTTTAGCTGTCCCaaggctgtctagaaaggcagacttgaaagcaagggggcccaactggaaccttgTGACCCAGCAGACAGGTTTATCCTTTCCCCATCCACGGTAATCGTCCCAATAACCGGCGGTTTATGTGCAAAATTAGCACATTGGTTCCCTTACTCTCTTCCCTGTGTGAGTGCCCTGTGTGAATTGAGGAATGGGGGGGTCTGGGTAAAAGGATGTCCCAACCCCACCAAAAGGAACCCCAGCAGGTTATATGTATGTGCATTATGGTCAAAAATCATGTAAGTTTTTAGAtaaatggaattggtataccaggGATAACCCTCCAAAACAATTTCCTTCAGAAGGAACTTTTGATCTGGATAAACTGATCCACCTCCGAAAAGCTCTAGAGTCCCGAGGTAGCAAGACCCCTCAAACTCAATGGGATGTCTATTTTGATTGGTATGAAGAAGGTAGGAAGAGACAACAAGAATCCTGGGTAAGGAgtcttaaggactcccaagaaaaactaaaagcagaaattaagcaaTTGAAAAATGGATACAGCTTTGGCCAGGCTAATCATCCCTCAGCAACTCCTACCCCTTTATATCCCCAACTAACTCATGAGACTGAGGACGAGTCTGTAGAAGATATTTTAGAAAGTATTTCTTGTTTAGCCCAACCACCACCTAACCACGTACGCCTTCCACTTAAATTGGAAACTCCACCTAATCCAGAGGGCTCTTCTGCAGGCTCATTTTCCCCTGTAGGTATAAATAACAGTCGCCCTAAAAAGGGCCCTATTATTCAAGTACCATTGCACCAAGTACCAGGCACACAAGGTTTGTTAACGGTACATGCCCCTTGGACACCTGGGGATTTAAGAAATCTAATTAAAGAATTTCCTAACATCAGAGAAAAGCCCCAGAAGTTTAAAGATGAGCTCCAAACTGTTATTAACGGTTACAACCCTACATGGTCTGATGTGAACCAGCTTTTGCATGCCGTACTTCCTTCTGAAGTCCGGCAACGCCTAACAGATGAGGCAAACTGGCCACAGTGAGACCCTGGTCATGGGACAGATCTCGCAACCGCACAATGCCAGTTACTAGAAGCCATATCTGTTGTATGTCCTAAGAAAACTGATTGGGCAAAGTTTAATAATTATAAACAGAACAAAGGAGAGTCTCCAGCGGACTATTTAGACCGAATCAAAGAAGTTTTTGAGACACTCAGGAATAGATGAAGCTACCCAAAATGCTTGGGAAGCAATTACAGCCGCATTTGTCCAAGGCCTACAGACTAAATTAGGAGACCAATTGCATAACATCTGTGTGGGCTGGCAAACAAAACCTTTAACCAAACTAGTTACAGTTGCCAATCATTGTTTAGTgtgtcaggaaagaaagaaagaaaataatgaagtctgaaagaaagaaagaaaataatgaagccAAATTAATGGCTTTGCAACTTCCAACCTATTACCCCAGAGGATGAGGACGTGGACAAGGGAATTCACGAGGCCAAGGAAGGGGACACGGGTGCTGGCAGATGAATGTTTCCTGCTTTGACCATTCTTCCTGTTTTTACTGTGGTCAAACCGGTTGTTGGAAAGGAGAATGTCCCAACAGACCGCCTACCTCTACCCCTTCAACAGGGAACTCTGCAAATCAACAACATCAGCAATtttccctgcctcctctccaaaATTCTTTATCTCAATATGAGGACCGCCTAAGGGAAAGTAACTTCATCCTTTCACCACTCTTACCTGTTGATCAGTCTGGACCCTTTGTAGAATGCACCATACTGGGGGAAAAGGTAACTTGCCTTGTTGACACGGGGgcaagctgttccactttgcatctTTTTGATCTTCCCGATCCACCTCTTTCCAATGCTGTTGTTAATGCTGTCGGCATTTGTAACCAAGTAATTTCTCACCCTGTAACTCAACCCTTGTCTGTCACTCTTGGTCCTATCTCTGACCACCATACCTTTCTTTTAAGCACTTTTACTCCTGTTAATCTTTTAGGTTGTAACCTACTTTGTTAACTTGGTTgtacttgtgcgggccgggccccgatcccgccgccaagtgcgagttgggaggggcgatccgcggcctgtctttgcgcacgtgggctgtggccagcagcccaggcacgcggggtcggagaaaaccagtggcgagctagaattagtcacaaacgcgtagtggttgatcaaaacattatttacttacacccaaagatggtagtggtgtaggctggacagctttccaggtgcagctccgcttaaatcctcgttggaggactaccacaaattctttcccacggagttgtttaggctccgcaggttcggcaattctttcccacggagttgtcaaagctccgtgggccgtccggttcccaggccctggagttgttaagactccgtgggttcgaaaattgggtttacaggaaagggatacgtctaggattgcgctcggcgacggggagaggctagaggcggttcgttccCCCTCCGGAgctgttaaagctccgtgggttcagttattaagcctctattgcctgcttaagagaggcacattgggtctgcaagggtccacattgcttagagatcttcacacagcgcgaagtctcctcctcctggggctcataaagtcctccagttttcctctctctccggcttgggcagaagctacccaagccttttgtacggctagcaagccaatagctagccgccacgtgtgcctacatttagaaccggccaataatgtggcgtgaatctaaatacaaatggggggaactcctttgcaacgtgcatcactagtatgcagcaaagaaatgcaccctgcaaagaagctacaaaacggcgggaaagccttttgcatccggagctcccctccacagcagagaattccaccatgcaaagaaactataatttggcgggaaaaataatttagcggtgccgaagcacacacaaacaaaacccacaactttgggttgtgacatccccccttgctgagagcagagCTAAATTATACTATACTCTCCTAATGATCTAGAACcttgtcgtgagtcgtcaaaTGAACAGATAAgctaacaaacaaataaacaaacataaaattcgctggcctgggattaagttacataacaatcaagaagtaataatcaacacaaacacataatctgattcataacaaaattgcacgatcagggttTCAGTGGGCGTCGTGGACGTCAGGCTCTCACTTCTctcggtgatgtcatccctctcagggctcctctttgccacgcactctgaatctcggatctgtaaacagaaaactctcaaaacagattaatgatcttattcaacaaacttaaacaatttttatGGCTCAATTAGATGAAAATGTTGAGga
This genomic window from Alligator mississippiensis isolate rAllMis1 chromosome 2, rAllMis1, whole genome shotgun sequence contains:
- the LOC102565499 gene encoding olfactory receptor 9G4 → MDVRSNRTLVMEFVLVGFTSEPHLQAALFVIFLFSYILMLVGNLGLTVLIFLDSELHTPMYFFIGSLSFLDTWYSTVYIPWILVDCISKSNIMSYAGCVLQFFFSCAVVHTECFLLAAMAYDHYVAICNPLLYSSIMTRKLCIQLVLSSYMVGFVNSIVQTGNTFRLHFCGDNTINYFFCDALPLVKMACEDTQVYEIILAAVVGFNVGVSTALVLGSYTAIVTAILRIRSATSQRKAFSTCSAHLVSVTLFYGSYFFIYLQPSSQHTPDLDKVAALFYTVVNPLLNPIIYSLRNKDMKEAFKKALRRT